Proteins encoded together in one Telopea speciosissima isolate NSW1024214 ecotype Mountain lineage chromosome 6, Tspe_v1, whole genome shotgun sequence window:
- the LOC122665543 gene encoding F-box/FBD/LRR-repeat protein At1g13570-like, with protein sequence MKRGSSLHEDKISDMPPNIIENILSRLSIMEAVRTCILSKKWRYNWITLPQLIFDCSLGDDLINQNDKLARFIDGVLSLHRGPICKFKISHLCIPNSPDIIDEWMLCLSRNYIQKLILCLQPMYERYDLLSSLYSCEKLTHLELSFCTLRRPPMLACFKYLRTLSLYKVDCVGFTIEELISKCPILERLMIDGFTGSTDLVIYAPKLQELVVDGFCKVMQNICFKNTLLLAYVSLNLQCFGFEGLLMNHKQDGISRLMKVFGSLVSVQMLSVGGNFLKFFAADLIPKTLPNTFYHLKKLDLEICFNDMHMISAGLCLIRSAPNLHKLQIDVSYLIPTNA encoded by the exons ATGAAGAGGGGTTCAAGTTTACATGAAGATAAAATCAGTGATATGCCTCCAAACATCATAGAAAACATCCTTTCTCGTTTGTCTATAATGGAAGCCGTGAGAACATGCATCTTATCAAAAAAGTGGAGATACAATTGGATTACTCTTCCACAACTTATATTTGATTGTTCCCTCGGAGATGATTTGATAAACCAAAATGACAAGCTTGCAAGATTTATTGATGGAGTTCTCTCGCTTCACAGAGGCCCAATCTGCAAGTTCAAGATCTCTCATTTATGTATTCCAAATTCCCCAGATATAATAGATGAGTGGATGCTATGCCTGTCGAGAAACTATATACAAAAATTAATCCTTTGTCTGCAGCCCATGTATGAGCGTTATGACTTACTATCATCTCTCTACTCTTGTGAAAAACTGACCCATTTGGAACTCAGTTTTTGCACACTTAGACGTCCACCAATGCTTGCATGCTTCAAGTACCTCCGGACCCTTTCTCTTTATAAAGTTGACTGTGTTGGCTTCACAATTGAGGAACTGATTTCCAAGTGCCCAATACTTGAGAGATTGATGATAGACGGGTTTACAGGTTCCACGGACCTAGTTATTTATGCTCCTAAGCTGCAAGAGTTAGTTGTTGATGGTTTTTGCAAGGTTATGCAAAATATATGCTTCAAGAACACCCTACTTCTAGCATATGTATCTCTTAATTTGCAATGTTTTGGTTTCGAAGGACTACTTATGAATCATAAGCAGGATGGAATTTCCCGTTTGATGAAGGTTTTTGGAAGTCTTGTTAGTGTTCAGATGCTTTCTGTGGGTGGGAATTTTCTGAAA TTCTTTGCTGCGGATTTGATACCGAAGACGCTGCCGAATACTTTTTATCATCTGAAGAAATTGGACCTGGAAATCTGCTTTAATGATATGCATATGATCTCAGCAGGACTCTGCTTGATTAGAAGCGCTCCCAACTTGCACAAACTCCAAATTGATGTGAGTTATCTTATTCCTACAAATGCTTAA